The following coding sequences lie in one Populus trichocarpa isolate Nisqually-1 chromosome 14, P.trichocarpa_v4.1, whole genome shotgun sequence genomic window:
- the LOC7492771 gene encoding abscisic acid receptor PYL3, whose translation MNGSDAYSATEAQYVRRHHKHEPRENQCTSALVKHIKAPAHLVWSLVRRFDQPQRYKPFVSRCVMNGELGIGSVREVNVKSGLPATTSTERLELLDDEEHILGVQIVGGDHRLKNYSSIMTVHPEFIDGRPGTLVIESFIVDVPDGNTKDETCYFVKALIRCNLKSLADVSERMAVQDRVEPVNQF comes from the exons atgaacggCAGTGATGCGTACAGTGCAACAGAGGCTCAATACGTACGGAGACACCATAAACATGAGCCTAGAGAGAACCAGTGCACTTCTGCTCTTGTTAAGCACATCAAAGCTCCTGCACACCtt GTTTGGTCACTGGTGAGGCGATTTGATCAGCCGCAGAGGTACAAGCCATTTGTGAGCAGGTGTGTTATGAACGGAGAGCTTGGGATTGGAAGTGTTAGAGAGGTGAATGTTAAATCTGGACTTCCTGCAACTACTAGTACTGAGAGGCTTGAGCTTCTTGATGACGAGGAGCACATTCTTGGAGTCCAGATTGTTGGTGGTGATCACAGGCTCaag AACTACTCATCAATTATGACTGTCCACCCTGAGTTTATTGATGGGAGGCCTGGAACTTTAGTCATAGAATCATTCATTGTAGATGTGCCTGATGGGAACACCAAGGATGAGACATGTTACTTTGTCAAGGCCCTTATAAGGTGCAATCTCAAATCTCTGGCTGATGTCTCTGAGAGGATGGCTGTGCAGGACCGGGTTGAACCTGTCAATCAATTCTGA